The following are encoded in a window of Methanobrevibacter ruminantium M1 genomic DNA:
- a CDS encoding PEP/pyruvate-binding domain-containing protein: MAAFDRIKSGIPGLDSALDNIRLGDNVVWNVTNLNEFSYFVNPYIKQAKEDNRNLIYIRFANHPPLIEMTEEDFRLLEIEQNNPETEFSMIERDGIKIYLVNPYNQFETFTLEVHRIIEKEGFDAFYVFDCLSDLQAVWSTDLMMGNFFKVTCPFLFQLDTVAYFPIIRGRHSYDAIAKIRETTQLFLNVYSNSPEEVYVSPLKVWNRYSQTMFLGHKFNPRTGFVKVLQDGQEVSKYYKTINSDKYMNGQTLDSWERYMLKVRREYEEGKNIDEECDKICELMMTKDEKMLSKIKEYFSFEDYTTIYDRRVGSGLVGGKSCGMLLARKIIERNCPEIYNNIFEPDDSFYIGSDLFYTYIVSNDLWDLRVKQRTPEGYYKYGKELEEALKNGSFSDQTKREFIKMLDYFGQNPIIVRSSSFLEDGYGNAFAGKYESVFCVNRGSLEERLAAFEEAVKVVYSSTMNISALEYRKINGLDDTDEQMALLVQRVSGSYHGDYFFPTAAGVGFSYSPYSPLPDMDNSKGMLRLVMGLGTKAVDRTKKDYPRIINLDKPEVTMAKDIKEKHRYSQHYLDVIDLKEISLHDIPVDEGLSVIPRYSKNMLVEHDREAERMFRDRGQRREIVFVNCEGIVKNDAFIETMKEIMSTLQTAYDYPVDIEYTVNVGEDKSFNINLLQCRPLQVMVNNEAIEMPEDKNVFFHIKESSMGMSRKNTIDTICYVDPHKYYEYPYAQKSSISRVISDVNAYLKSNNKTAILIVPGRIGTSSPELGIPVVFADISYFSAILEESYSDAGYMPELSFGSHMFQDLVEADIYYGALFENEKKLEFNKDMVYDYPNILKDINPNLSEEIYDMIQVIDFDENKAELYHDMNKDETLCIFK; encoded by the coding sequence ATGGCCGCATTCGATAGAATCAAATCAGGAATTCCAGGGCTTGATAGCGCTTTAGACAATATTCGTTTAGGAGACAACGTTGTATGGAATGTCACAAACCTAAATGAATTTTCCTATTTTGTAAATCCTTACATAAAGCAAGCAAAAGAGGACAATAGAAACTTAATTTACATCCGTTTTGCCAATCATCCTCCATTAATAGAAATGACTGAAGAAGATTTCAGATTGCTTGAAATCGAGCAGAACAATCCGGAAACCGAGTTTTCCATGATAGAGCGTGACGGAATCAAGATATATCTGGTTAATCCATATAACCAATTCGAGACATTCACATTGGAAGTTCACAGAATCATAGAAAAGGAAGGCTTCGATGCATTCTATGTCTTCGACTGCCTAAGCGACCTTCAAGCGGTATGGTCAACAGACCTGATGATGGGAAACTTCTTTAAGGTAACCTGTCCATTCCTTTTCCAGCTGGACACAGTTGCATACTTCCCAATCATCCGAGGAAGGCACTCATATGATGCAATAGCAAAGATCCGTGAAACCACACAGCTATTTCTAAACGTATACTCAAACTCTCCAGAGGAAGTTTACGTATCCCCTCTCAAGGTATGGAACAGATACTCACAGACCATGTTTTTAGGGCATAAGTTCAACCCTAGAACCGGCTTTGTCAAGGTCCTTCAGGACGGTCAGGAAGTAAGCAAATACTATAAGACCATCAATTCAGACAAATACATGAACGGACAGACCTTAGACAGCTGGGAAAGGTATATGCTTAAAGTCAGAAGAGAATACGAAGAGGGAAAGAATATCGACGAAGAGTGTGACAAGATCTGTGAGCTCATGATGACAAAGGACGAGAAGATGCTTTCCAAAATCAAGGAATACTTCTCTTTTGAGGACTATACCACAATCTATGACCGCAGAGTGGGAAGTGGACTTGTAGGAGGTAAGTCCTGTGGTATGCTTCTTGCAAGAAAGATAATTGAAAGGAACTGCCCAGAGATATACAACAATATCTTTGAGCCTGACGACTCATTCTATATAGGCTCAGACCTTTTCTACACTTACATCGTTTCAAATGACCTTTGGGACCTTAGGGTAAAGCAAAGGACCCCTGAAGGATACTATAAATATGGAAAGGAACTGGAGGAAGCCCTTAAAAACGGAAGCTTTTCAGACCAGACCAAAAGGGAATTCATAAAGATGCTGGATTATTTCGGACAGAATCCGATTATCGTCCGTTCAAGCAGTTTCCTTGAGGATGGATATGGAAATGCATTTGCTGGAAAATACGAATCAGTATTCTGTGTAAACAGAGGCTCACTTGAAGAGAGACTGGCAGCCTTTGAAGAGGCAGTGAAGGTGGTATATTCAAGTACAATGAACATTTCAGCCCTTGAATACAGAAAAATAAATGGATTGGACGACACTGACGAACAGATGGCCCTATTGGTTCAAAGGGTTTCAGGATCATACCATGGAGACTATTTCTTCCCGACAGCAGCAGGTGTAGGATTCTCATACAGCCCATATTCCCCGCTTCCGGACATGGACAACAGCAAGGGAATGCTAAGGCTTGTAATGGGTCTTGGTACAAAGGCTGTCGACCGTACAAAAAAGGACTATCCTAGAATCATAAACCTTGACAAGCCTGAAGTGACTATGGCAAAGGACATTAAGGAAAAGCACAGATATTCACAGCATTATCTTGATGTTATTGACCTTAAGGAAATCAGCCTGCATGACATTCCAGTGGATGAAGGATTGAGCGTAATTCCAAGATACTCTAAAAACATGTTGGTAGAGCATGACAGAGAAGCGGAAAGGATGTTTAGAGACAGAGGCCAACGTAGGGAAATAGTATTTGTAAACTGTGAGGGAATCGTTAAAAACGATGCATTCATAGAAACCATGAAGGAAATCATGAGCACCCTCCAGACAGCATATGACTATCCAGTTGACATCGAATACACTGTAAATGTGGGAGAGGACAAATCATTCAACATAAACCTATTGCAGTGCAGACCTCTGCAAGTTATGGTAAACAATGAGGCTATTGAAATGCCTGAAGACAAGAACGTATTCTTCCATATCAAGGAATCCTCTATGGGAATGTCCAGAAAGAACACAATAGACACAATCTGCTATGTGGATCCTCATAAGTATTATGAATATCCTTATGCTCAAAAAAGCTCTATTTCAAGAGTAATCAGCGATGTAAATGCATATCTCAAGAGCAACAACAAGACAGCGATTCTCATTGTCCCAGGAAGGATAGGAACATCATCTCCAGAACTTGGAATCCCTGTAGTCTTTGCAGACATTAGCTACTTCTCCGCAATCCTAGAGGAGTCATACAGCGATGCAGGATATATGCCAGAGTTATCCTTTGGAAGCCACATGTTCCAGGACCTGGTGGAAGCGGATATATACTACGGTGCATTGTTTGAAAATGAGAAAAAACTGGAGTTCAATAAGGACATGGTCTACGACTATCCGAACATATTAAAGGACATAAATCCAAACCTCAGCGAGGAGATTTATGACATGATACAGGTGATAGACTTTGATGAAAACAAGGCAGAGCTCTATCATGATATGAATAAGGATGAAACCTTGTGTATTTTCAAATAG
- the bioA gene encoding adenosylmethionine--8-amino-7-oxononanoate transaminase yields the protein MNKSKKCAEKDLAHIWHPASQMKDYEDFPPIVIDHAKGVHLYDVDGKEYTDIISSWWCNILGHCNEEVSQALKDQLDELDHVLFANFSHKTIIELSERLIKVMPKGLNRFSFVDNGSASVECALKMAFQYCAQTGRAQKKRFMCFTDAYHGETLGALSVGALDEYSSVFEPIMIDTIKIEAPDCYRCPYGKTRNDCDCQCFEHAERAFEEHGHETCAMIIEPLIQGSAGMKIYPPLYLKKLRELCDKHDVLLIADEIATGFGRTGKFFAVDHANITPDIMCVSKGLTNGYMAMAVACTTDEIYNAFYGDYEDNIAFMHSHTYAGNPLAASVANATLKIMERDRIIENNQEKAIWLNKRFHNTFDEHPNVGEIRQMGLINAIELVEDKESKKGFDSSLRIGYKIYREALKDGLMLRPLGNVMYFNPPLVITKEELDESLAICKKAIDKVLLD from the coding sequence ATGAATAAAAGTAAAAAATGTGCAGAAAAAGATTTGGCTCATATATGGCATCCTGCCTCTCAGATGAAGGATTATGAAGACTTTCCACCAATTGTAATAGACCATGCTAAGGGAGTCCACCTTTATGATGTGGATGGAAAGGAATATACAGACATCATCAGCTCATGGTGGTGCAATATCCTTGGTCATTGCAATGAAGAGGTAAGCCAGGCCCTTAAGGACCAACTTGATGAGCTTGATCATGTTTTATTTGCTAATTTTTCACATAAGACTATAATAGAGCTATCAGAGCGTCTTATTAAGGTCATGCCAAAGGGATTGAATAGGTTTTCCTTTGTTGACAACGGCTCTGCTTCAGTTGAATGCGCATTGAAGATGGCATTCCAGTATTGCGCTCAAACTGGTAGGGCTCAAAAGAAAAGATTCATGTGCTTTACAGATGCATATCATGGAGAGACATTAGGCGCATTGTCTGTTGGAGCCCTTGATGAGTATTCAAGTGTTTTTGAGCCAATCATGATTGATACAATTAAGATTGAGGCTCCTGATTGCTATAGATGTCCTTATGGTAAGACAAGGAATGATTGTGATTGCCAGTGCTTTGAGCATGCAGAGAGGGCATTTGAAGAGCATGGCCATGAGACCTGTGCAATGATTATAGAGCCGCTTATACAGGGAAGCGCTGGAATGAAGATTTATCCTCCTCTTTATCTAAAGAAGCTTAGGGAACTTTGCGATAAGCATGATGTCCTTCTTATTGCAGATGAGATAGCTACAGGTTTTGGAAGGACTGGAAAGTTCTTTGCAGTTGACCATGCCAATATAACTCCAGACATTATGTGTGTGTCCAAGGGACTCACTAATGGATATATGGCCATGGCAGTTGCATGCACTACAGATGAGATTTATAATGCTTTCTATGGTGATTATGAGGATAATATAGCATTTATGCACAGTCATACTTATGCCGGTAATCCATTGGCTGCAAGCGTTGCAAATGCCACACTTAAGATAATGGAAAGGGATAGGATTATTGAAAATAATCAGGAAAAGGCCATTTGGCTTAATAAAAGATTCCACAACACATTTGATGAGCATCCTAATGTTGGCGAGATAAGACAGATGGGTCTTATCAATGCAATCGAGCTTGTTGAGGATAAGGAGTCTAAAAAAGGATTTGATTCAAGCCTTAGAATAGGATATAAGATTTATAGGGAAGCTTTAAAGGATGGATTGATGTTAAGGCCTCTTGGCAATGTTATGTATTTTAATCCTCCTCTTGTCATAACTAAGGAAGAGCTTGATGAGTCTTTAGCTATTTGTAAAAAGGCTATTGATAAGGTATTATTAGACTAA
- the bioD gene encoding dethiobiotin synthase — protein sequence MSKGLFVLGTGTDVGKTYVTGLLLKYIRDNGYNASYFKAALSGAIRDNEGKLIPGDAVEVINMAGLEEDTDFLVPYIYETAVSPHLASQIEGNPVELDKVKHAYEEVSKKYDYIVMEGSGGIVCPIRYDGQGCKSNILLEDIIKCLDLNVLLVADAGLGTINSVITTVDYLKNRDIQVCGILLNNFKDMPMENDNLKMIEELGGVDVIAKIYKNDKNLSLDVQLDVLMNYFK from the coding sequence ATGTCAAAAGGACTATTCGTACTGGGAACTGGCACAGATGTTGGAAAGACTTATGTAACTGGCTTATTGTTAAAGTACATAAGAGACAATGGCTACAATGCAAGCTACTTTAAGGCAGCCTTAAGCGGCGCTATAAGGGACAATGAAGGCAAACTGATTCCTGGAGATGCTGTTGAAGTGATAAATATGGCTGGCCTTGAAGAGGATACAGACTTTTTGGTTCCATACATATATGAAACAGCAGTTTCTCCACATCTTGCAAGCCAAATTGAAGGAAATCCTGTTGAACTGGACAAAGTCAAGCATGCATACGAAGAAGTTTCAAAGAAGTACGATTATATAGTCATGGAAGGAAGCGGGGGCATAGTCTGCCCTATTCGCTATGATGGGCAAGGATGCAAAAGCAATATCTTGCTTGAAGACATAATCAAGTGTCTTGACCTTAATGTCCTTCTGGTTGCAGACGCAGGGCTTGGAACAATAAACTCTGTAATAACAACAGTGGATTATTTGAAAAATAGGGATATTCAAGTTTGCGGAATTCTTCTAAACAATTTTAAGGACATGCCTATGGAAAATGATAATCTCAAGATGATTGAAGAGCTTGGTGGAGTGGATGTCATTGCAAAAATCTACAAAAATGATAAAAATTTATCACTTGATGTACAGTTAGATGTTCTAATGAATTATTTTAAATAA
- the bioB gene encoding biotin synthase BioB codes for MYNIIELKDKVLNNYKVTKEDALNLLDVPLDELSDAANEIREFFCSNKFDVCTLINVKNGRCSEDCKFCAQSNHYDTDIDIYPFLSKEELVGKSNSLLDAGFKRISYVASGRKIRDKEFDIVVSALEQLNKDRTDEFHLCLSLGLLSEEQISTLKNLNVERIHNNLESSRDYFSNICTTHSYDEKLDTIDLIKDKNLMVCSGGIFGMGESFEDRIDLAIQLRDLGVKSIPINVLNPIKGTPVENNKILSNDEVCRLIAIFRFINPDAFIRMAGGRTLLGDNGRKAFQSGANAAILGNMLTTSGVELEEDFKLLEELGFEITYSIDA; via the coding sequence ATGTATAATATTATCGAGCTTAAGGACAAAGTATTGAATAATTACAAAGTCACTAAAGAAGATGCATTGAATTTGCTTGATGTTCCATTAGATGAACTTTCAGATGCAGCAAATGAAATCAGAGAATTCTTTTGCAGCAACAAGTTTGATGTATGCACATTAATCAATGTAAAAAACGGCAGATGCAGTGAAGACTGTAAATTCTGTGCTCAATCCAATCATTATGATACAGATATAGATATATATCCATTCCTATCAAAGGAAGAGCTAGTAGGTAAGAGCAACTCCCTTTTGGATGCAGGTTTCAAGCGAATCTCTTATGTTGCATCAGGCAGAAAGATAAGGGATAAGGAATTTGATATAGTTGTTTCTGCATTAGAGCAATTGAACAAGGATAGAACTGATGAATTCCATTTATGCCTTTCATTAGGGCTTTTAAGCGAAGAGCAGATAAGCACTCTTAAGAATCTGAATGTTGAACGAATTCACAACAATCTTGAAAGTTCAAGGGATTATTTTTCAAATATATGCACAACCCATTCCTATGATGAAAAGCTGGATACCATTGATCTTATAAAAGACAAAAATCTTATGGTCTGCAGCGGAGGAATATTTGGAATGGGAGAGAGCTTTGAAGATAGGATAGATCTTGCAATTCAGTTAAGGGATCTTGGAGTCAAGTCAATTCCTATAAATGTTTTAAATCCGATAAAGGGAACTCCTGTAGAGAATAATAAGATTCTTTCCAATGATGAGGTCTGCAGGCTTATTGCAATATTCCGCTTCATAAATCCCGATGCATTCATTAGAATGGCTGGAGGAAGGACCCTCCTTGGAGACAATGGCAGAAAGGCATTCCAATCAGGTGCAAATGCAGCAATACTTGGAAATATGCTGACAACAAGTGGTGTGGAACTTGAAGAAGACTTTAAACTACTTGAAGAGCTTGGATTTGAGATAACTTATTCAATTGATGCTTAA
- a CDS encoding tRNA (adenine-N1)-methyltransferase, producing MDERGKKYLLKEDREFQTDLGIIKKEQMERATIGDTIITHLDKEFKVIKPTVNDFIDLMERRCSILIQKDIGTVLARTGLGAGDRVIDAGTGAGAIALNFGNVVGDKGQVYTYEIREDFAEIAKRNIDNFGIKNIEVKNQDIKEGIDEEEIDLVFLDLPKPFEIFEDVKKALRLGGWLAVYAPYIDQAEVAYRIAKKLDFRDLTILETLEREMEIRPQGTRPKTRMVGHSGYLVFCS from the coding sequence ATGGATGAAAGAGGTAAGAAATACCTTCTAAAGGAAGATAGAGAATTCCAAACTGATTTGGGAATTATTAAAAAGGAACAGATGGAAAGGGCAACAATTGGAGATACAATAATCACTCATTTAGATAAAGAATTTAAGGTCATAAAGCCTACAGTCAACGATTTCATTGACCTTATGGAAAGAAGATGCTCCATTCTCATTCAAAAGGATATAGGAACTGTGCTGGCAAGAACGGGATTAGGTGCAGGAGACAGGGTCATCGATGCAGGAACAGGAGCCGGTGCAATCGCATTGAACTTTGGAAATGTGGTTGGAGATAAGGGTCAGGTTTACACCTATGAAATCAGGGAAGACTTTGCAGAGATTGCAAAGAGAAACATTGACAACTTTGGAATAAAGAACATAGAGGTAAAAAATCAGGACATCAAGGAAGGAATCGATGAAGAGGAGATTGATCTTGTTTTCCTAGACCTTCCAAAGCCATTTGAAATTTTTGAGGATGTTAAAAAGGCCCTTAGATTAGGAGGATGGCTTGCTGTCTATGCCCCTTATATTGACCAAGCTGAAGTGGCTTATAGAATTGCAAAGAAGCTTGATTTCAGAGACCTTACAATCCTTGAGACATTAGAGAGGGAAATGGAAATAAGGCCTCAAGGAACAAGGCCTAAGACAAGAATGGTGGGTCATAGTGGCTATTTGGTTTTTTGCTCGTAA